In a genomic window of Demequina muriae:
- the gmd gene encoding GDP-mannose 4,6-dehydratase yields the protein MTTTDRKRAVVTGVTGQDGSYLTELLLSKGYEVHGLIRRASTFNTHRIDHLVSAPQEEKRLHLHHADLTDGSRLVTLLDSIQPHEVYNLAAQSHVRVSFDEPEYTGDVTGLGSTRLLEAIRVIGLDTRYYQASSSEMFGATPPPQNEDTPFYPRSPYGAAKVYSYWMTKNYREAYGMFAVNGILFNHESPRRGETFVTRKITRAVARILEGKQDSLYLGNLDSVRDWGYAPEYVEAMWRMLQHDEPTDYVVATGHAASIRDFLDHSFSHVGLDWEKFVRFDERYLRPTEVDALIGDASKAKQLLGWEARVLTPELARIMVDADIESLKVEGTHYVDTARFT from the coding sequence ATGACGACCACTGATAGGAAGCGCGCCGTTGTCACTGGCGTCACCGGCCAGGATGGAAGCTACCTGACGGAGCTGCTGCTGTCGAAGGGGTACGAGGTGCACGGCCTCATTCGACGGGCGTCGACATTCAACACGCACCGCATCGATCACCTCGTCTCGGCCCCTCAGGAGGAGAAGCGCCTTCACCTTCACCACGCCGACCTCACGGACGGTTCACGGCTCGTGACCCTGCTGGACTCGATCCAGCCCCACGAGGTCTACAACCTGGCCGCGCAGTCGCACGTCCGCGTCAGCTTCGACGAGCCCGAGTACACGGGTGACGTCACGGGCCTCGGTTCCACGCGGCTCCTGGAAGCCATTCGCGTCATCGGTCTCGACACCCGCTATTACCAGGCCTCGAGCTCGGAGATGTTCGGGGCGACCCCACCCCCGCAGAACGAGGACACTCCCTTCTATCCTCGGTCGCCGTATGGCGCCGCCAAGGTGTACTCGTACTGGATGACAAAGAACTACCGCGAGGCGTACGGGATGTTCGCCGTCAACGGCATTCTGTTCAATCACGAGTCCCCGCGCCGTGGAGAGACGTTCGTGACGCGCAAGATCACGCGTGCGGTGGCGCGCATCCTGGAAGGCAAGCAGGACTCCCTGTACCTCGGCAACCTCGACTCCGTCCGCGACTGGGGCTATGCGCCCGAGTACGTGGAAGCGATGTGGCGCATGCTCCAGCACGACGAGCCGACCGACTACGTCGTGGCGACCGGTCACGCGGCGTCCATCCGTGACTTCCTCGATCACTCGTTCTCTCACGTGGGGCTCGACTGGGAGAAGTTCGTGCGCTTCGACGAGCGGTACCTGCGGCCCACCGAGGTCGATGCGCTCATCGGTGATGCCTCCAAGGCCAAGCAGCTGCTGGGCTGGGAGGCGAGGGTCCTCACGCCCGAGCTGGCACGCATCATGGTGGATGCCGACATCGAGTCCCTCAAGGTGGAGGGAACGCACTACGTCGACACCGCTCGCTTCACCTGA
- a CDS encoding thiamine pyrophosphate-dependent dehydrogenase E1 component subunit alpha translates to MDAVGPLSSEGLVQLLTHTGEPVENETFSPYAAHLSADDLRAFWRDMTVLRAFDLEATSLQRQGELGLWVQSLGQEGAQIGSGHALREPDFVFPSYREHGVALTRDVDLVDVLKIFRGLQHGAWNPKDHGFHLYTLVIGSHALHATGYAMALDRDGLVASGDPDRDGAAVCYFGDGATSQGDVSEALTFASVYNAPVVFFVQNNQFAISEPATRQSKVPLADRGKGFGIPTVRVDGNDVIACHAVTQWAVRHARSGGGPVFIEAFTYRMGAHTTSDDPSRYRSKAQESYWAERDPISRLEAYLTNRGELSAEFRAEVEAEAKALCERARTAVRSWEREPLLTMFDDVYALPHATVEAERAWFERYEASFADGETAAEGKAH, encoded by the coding sequence GTGGACGCAGTCGGACCCCTGTCGTCGGAAGGTCTCGTCCAGTTGCTCACGCACACAGGTGAGCCGGTCGAGAACGAGACCTTCTCTCCGTATGCGGCACACCTGTCCGCGGACGATCTGCGCGCGTTCTGGCGGGACATGACAGTGCTGCGCGCCTTCGATCTGGAGGCCACGAGTCTGCAGCGCCAGGGCGAGCTGGGTCTGTGGGTGCAGTCCCTCGGTCAGGAGGGCGCGCAGATCGGCTCCGGCCACGCGCTTCGTGAGCCCGACTTCGTGTTCCCCAGCTACCGCGAGCATGGCGTCGCCCTCACGCGGGATGTCGACCTGGTCGACGTGCTGAAGATCTTCCGCGGCCTGCAGCACGGCGCGTGGAACCCCAAGGACCACGGCTTCCACCTCTACACCCTCGTCATCGGCTCGCACGCGCTGCACGCCACGGGCTACGCGATGGCCCTCGACCGCGACGGCCTGGTCGCCAGCGGCGACCCCGATCGTGATGGTGCAGCGGTCTGCTACTTCGGTGACGGCGCCACGTCGCAGGGTGACGTCAGCGAGGCGCTGACCTTCGCCTCCGTCTACAACGCACCGGTCGTGTTCTTCGTACAGAACAATCAGTTCGCGATCTCCGAGCCCGCGACGCGACAGTCGAAGGTGCCGCTCGCGGATCGCGGCAAGGGGTTCGGCATCCCCACCGTGCGCGTCGACGGCAACGATGTGATCGCGTGCCACGCCGTCACCCAGTGGGCCGTGCGTCACGCCCGCTCAGGCGGCGGCCCCGTCTTCATCGAGGCGTTCACGTATCGCATGGGGGCGCACACCACCTCCGACGACCCGTCGCGTTACCGGTCCAAGGCTCAGGAGTCGTACTGGGCGGAGCGCGACCCGATCTCCCGCCTCGAGGCCTACCTCACCAACCGTGGCGAGCTGTCCGCCGAGTTCCGTGCCGAGGTCGAGGCCGAGGCGAAGGCGCTGTGCGAACGTGCGCGCACCGCCGTGCGGTCGTGGGAGCGCGAGCCGCTGCTCACGATGTTCGACGACGTCTACGCACTCCCGCACGCCACCGTCGAGGCGGAGCGCGCATGGTTCGAGCGCTATGAGGCGTCGTTCGCCGACGGTGAGACCGCAGCCGAGGGGAAGGCGCACTGA
- a CDS encoding glycosyltransferase, whose amino-acid sequence MSSPADVSIIIPVHNDEGWISTALESCLRQTLDTIEVICVDDASTDSTREVIEGFQSRDPRVRLIRMESNVSALQCRRVGVESAQADHILFLDGDDELAPDAAKRAVAKARAANADLVGFGVEVLNPDGRTVGGYQSRLRHAHASLEGDAVLPGLFPVGKPAQGQLWRYLFATSLLRDAYRMLPAELVLRRVNDLPVMFLVAALAKRYVSMEDHLYKYYFRRGGSGHPVEELSQFEFYLSAIDSIDSIAPAVSELAASSADAAQLHASYDSARLALIANVLGYLQSNVNPALRTESLALLHDRVSPHDVVTAAVTFGKDALEVLAEHGTRLVLGERPVRSVLLVTATLTTGGVSAVLLSQARYLIEAGCQVTIAARRAGSDLDGLPDGARFVEVGGDGLAERVETWAEVCRRDAIDVIIDHQILYSRDWPAYALMARALGVPTIGWIHNFALRPVYDQGTLSTFLTTHLNALATLVTLSPLDVAFWKLRGIAHTAYLPNPPSPMLLESSGITEPKPAPQGRLELVWVGRLDQHTKQVRQLVDVAAELQRLSVDFHLSIIGPEWAGFTEADLAAEVDGRGLSGSVTVVGPLRGEALIAAIDTADVFVTTSIIEGYQLTLAEAQARGLPVAMYELPWLTLVQDNHGLIVAPQSDATALARQIAVLVDDPDRYQRLSAASIEAAERARSYDFRDLYQRVIAGTLPPEYSPEPTLDDAKQLIDWTIFYAERHAPGSRARRRAGRARDTSLAGRAKRRLATGARGVVRTVPRLEPLARRLRSRFTT is encoded by the coding sequence ATGTCGTCACCTGCAGACGTCTCGATCATCATCCCCGTCCACAACGACGAGGGGTGGATCTCGACGGCCCTGGAGAGCTGCCTGCGCCAGACCCTCGACACGATCGAAGTGATCTGCGTCGATGATGCCTCCACGGACAGCACCCGCGAGGTCATCGAGGGCTTTCAATCGCGCGATCCCCGGGTCCGACTGATCCGTATGGAGAGCAACGTCTCGGCGCTGCAATGTCGCAGGGTCGGCGTCGAGTCCGCGCAGGCCGACCACATCCTGTTCCTCGACGGCGACGACGAGCTGGCCCCCGACGCGGCCAAGCGCGCCGTCGCGAAGGCGCGAGCGGCGAATGCAGATCTCGTCGGCTTCGGTGTCGAGGTCCTCAACCCCGATGGGCGCACGGTCGGCGGCTACCAGTCCAGGCTGCGCCACGCCCATGCGAGCCTCGAAGGCGATGCAGTCCTGCCGGGATTGTTCCCTGTCGGCAAGCCCGCCCAAGGGCAGTTGTGGCGCTACCTCTTCGCGACCTCTCTGCTGCGCGACGCGTATCGGATGCTGCCGGCCGAGCTCGTGCTCAGGCGCGTCAACGACCTGCCGGTCATGTTTCTCGTGGCGGCGCTCGCCAAGCGCTACGTGTCGATGGAGGACCACCTCTACAAGTACTACTTCCGTCGCGGCGGGAGCGGCCATCCCGTCGAGGAGCTCTCGCAGTTCGAGTTCTACCTGAGTGCGATCGACTCGATCGACAGCATCGCGCCGGCCGTGAGCGAGCTCGCAGCATCCAGCGCGGATGCCGCTCAGCTCCACGCGAGCTATGACTCGGCACGCCTGGCGTTGATCGCCAACGTGCTGGGCTACCTGCAGAGCAACGTCAATCCGGCTCTGCGCACCGAGAGTCTCGCGCTGCTCCACGACCGCGTGTCCCCTCACGACGTGGTGACGGCCGCCGTCACCTTCGGCAAGGATGCCCTGGAGGTGCTGGCAGAGCACGGTACGCGACTCGTCCTCGGCGAGCGCCCGGTGCGGAGCGTCCTGCTGGTGACGGCGACGCTGACGACGGGCGGCGTGTCAGCGGTCCTGCTGTCGCAGGCGAGGTACCTGATCGAGGCGGGCTGCCAGGTGACGATCGCCGCACGGCGTGCTGGCAGCGACCTGGACGGTCTGCCTGACGGTGCGCGGTTCGTGGAGGTGGGCGGTGATGGCCTGGCCGAGCGTGTCGAGACGTGGGCCGAGGTCTGCCGCCGCGATGCGATCGACGTGATCATCGACCACCAGATTCTTTACAGCCGCGACTGGCCTGCCTACGCGCTGATGGCCCGAGCGCTGGGCGTCCCCACCATCGGCTGGATTCACAACTTCGCGTTGCGGCCCGTGTACGACCAGGGCACGCTCTCGACGTTCCTCACGACACACCTGAATGCGCTGGCCACGCTCGTCACGCTCTCGCCCCTCGACGTGGCGTTCTGGAAGCTGCGTGGAATCGCGCACACCGCGTACCTCCCCAACCCGCCGTCGCCGATGCTGCTCGAGTCCTCTGGGATCACTGAGCCCAAGCCGGCGCCGCAGGGGCGGCTCGAACTTGTGTGGGTCGGTCGCCTGGATCAGCACACCAAGCAGGTGCGCCAACTCGTCGACGTCGCCGCCGAGCTTCAACGGCTCTCGGTCGACTTCCACCTCAGCATCATCGGGCCGGAGTGGGCCGGCTTCACCGAAGCCGATCTCGCTGCTGAGGTCGACGGACGTGGGCTGTCCGGCAGCGTCACCGTGGTGGGGCCATTGCGAGGTGAGGCGCTGATTGCGGCGATCGACACCGCAGACGTGTTCGTGACGACCAGCATCATCGAGGGGTATCAGCTGACTCTCGCGGAGGCGCAGGCGAGGGGGCTGCCTGTCGCGATGTACGAGCTGCCATGGCTCACCCTCGTGCAGGACAACCACGGGCTCATCGTGGCTCCGCAGAGTGACGCCACGGCGCTCGCGCGGCAGATCGCGGTGCTCGTCGACGACCCCGACCGCTACCAGCGGCTGTCTGCGGCGTCGATCGAGGCGGCCGAGCGGGCCCGTTCGTACGACTTCCGCGACCTCTACCAGCGGGTCATCGCGGGCACGCTGCCGCCGGAGTACTCACCCGAGCCCACCCTGGATGACGCGAAGCAGCTCATCGACTGGACGATCTTCTATGCGGAGCGCCACGCACCAGGCTCCCGCGCTCGTCGGAGGGCCGGTCGCGCGCGTGACACATCGCTGGCGGGTCGCGCCAAGCGGCGCCTCGCGACAGGGGCGCGCGGCGTGGTGCGCACGGTGCCACGCCTCGAGCCACTCGCACGACGGCTGCGGAGCAGATTCACCACGTGA
- a CDS encoding DUF2264 domain-containing protein, translating into MNSWGQSRAEWVALADRLVEPAARRIDDGGVHLRGVTSAHGDKADAMEAFCRTFLLHSFRLAGDSTSARPEITDVYLEGLTSAVSGPAERRAWPDPEYKGHATVEATSLAVALQVSRAVTWDRLETRTQDDLAQWLAAAAAATVPENNWLFFPPTIAGFLRTAGYADLVAEIPTMREAWHRVGEFPRGGGWVSDGKRGTYDYYTSWALLYYPALAAWLHDDESLAAEVAPLLRRHVEDLTHLVDDAGAPVLFGRSLTYRFGMLAAVGAATLVDALPFPASHARTFSARTIEFFVDHGLQDDEGVVGVGCWSRSEALRQDYSGPGASYWLGKGLVPLVLEADHEFWRGPSATLPWSDEPAMFETAGLLIAPTHDGSAVRLFNHGSTSRIESSSKGRVDDPWYSRLSYSSRTAPVRSAEGLAGALSFDEGGSLSSRGSIELLAHGRDWASSRGTHRVPLGSGEYSSAVAERAASVEFVRQKVHNVSVVTGDWVIEVARVPRGEYLRGSARWAGLAVHQATEETVDVGSAQPFALVSSRETCSAIVGLVGLDGALISRPADENPLGVGTAMPVLTSDLRAGPEEHRWFACATFLGSVDPETARHAMDTKPALVRAGRDGLDVRAFDGEVVSITWSNGFEVTRHENSR; encoded by the coding sequence ATGAACTCATGGGGTCAGAGCCGTGCCGAGTGGGTGGCGTTGGCAGACCGACTGGTCGAGCCTGCGGCCCGACGCATCGACGATGGCGGAGTCCACCTGAGGGGCGTCACGAGCGCGCACGGGGATAAGGCCGATGCCATGGAGGCGTTCTGCCGCACCTTCCTGCTTCACTCGTTCCGCCTGGCGGGCGACTCGACGTCGGCGCGTCCGGAGATCACCGACGTGTACCTCGAAGGCCTCACGTCCGCCGTCTCGGGTCCGGCCGAGAGGCGCGCGTGGCCGGACCCGGAGTACAAGGGCCATGCGACCGTCGAAGCCACATCCCTCGCGGTCGCACTCCAGGTCTCGCGCGCGGTGACGTGGGACCGACTCGAGACGCGCACGCAGGATGACCTCGCCCAATGGCTGGCGGCAGCCGCGGCGGCGACCGTTCCCGAGAACAACTGGCTGTTCTTTCCGCCGACCATCGCCGGCTTCCTGCGCACCGCCGGCTACGCGGACCTCGTCGCGGAGATCCCCACGATGCGTGAGGCGTGGCATCGCGTCGGCGAGTTTCCTCGCGGTGGCGGCTGGGTCTCGGACGGCAAGCGCGGAACGTACGACTACTACACGTCCTGGGCGCTGCTGTACTACCCCGCTCTGGCGGCGTGGCTGCACGACGACGAGAGCCTCGCCGCCGAGGTGGCGCCCTTGCTGCGCCGCCACGTCGAGGACCTCACGCACCTCGTCGACGACGCCGGTGCGCCGGTGCTGTTCGGACGGTCCCTGACCTATCGGTTCGGGATGCTGGCCGCGGTCGGTGCCGCCACCCTGGTCGATGCGCTTCCGTTCCCCGCGTCGCACGCGCGCACGTTCTCGGCCCGCACCATCGAGTTCTTCGTCGACCATGGCCTGCAGGACGACGAGGGCGTCGTCGGGGTTGGCTGCTGGTCCCGATCCGAGGCGCTGCGCCAGGACTATTCGGGCCCCGGAGCGTCGTACTGGCTAGGCAAGGGTCTGGTGCCCCTCGTGCTGGAGGCCGACCATGAGTTCTGGCGTGGCCCCTCGGCGACGCTGCCGTGGAGTGACGAACCAGCGATGTTCGAGACGGCGGGTCTGCTGATCGCCCCGACCCACGATGGATCCGCGGTTCGACTCTTCAATCATGGGTCGACGTCGCGGATCGAGAGCAGTTCGAAGGGTCGTGTGGACGATCCGTGGTACTCACGCCTGTCGTACAGCTCACGCACTGCCCCGGTGAGATCAGCCGAAGGACTGGCGGGGGCACTGAGTTTCGACGAGGGAGGTTCTCTCTCGTCCCGAGGATCCATCGAGCTGCTCGCCCATGGGCGCGACTGGGCCTCGTCTCGGGGCACCCACCGGGTCCCGTTGGGGTCGGGCGAGTACTCCTCGGCGGTCGCGGAGCGGGCCGCGAGTGTGGAGTTCGTCCGACAGAAGGTGCACAACGTCAGCGTCGTGACGGGCGACTGGGTCATCGAGGTCGCGCGGGTCCCTCGAGGGGAGTATCTGCGAGGGTCGGCTCGGTGGGCGGGTCTCGCCGTCCATCAGGCGACCGAGGAGACGGTGGATGTCGGGAGTGCTCAGCCGTTCGCGCTCGTGTCCAGTCGAGAGACCTGCAGCGCGATCGTCGGGCTCGTCGGCCTCGACGGCGCCCTCATCTCGCGCCCGGCTGACGAGAACCCCCTCGGTGTCGGGACGGCGATGCCGGTGCTGACGAGCGATCTGCGTGCGGGGCCTGAGGAGCATCGATGGTTCGCGTGTGCGACCTTCCTCGGCTCAGTGGATCCGGAGACCGCGCGCCACGCCATGGACACCAAGCCCGCACTCGTGCGAGCGGGACGCGATGGACTCGACGTGCGCGCCTTTGATGGCGAGGTCGTCTCGATCACGTGGAGCAATGGCTTCGAGGTGACTCGTCACGAGAACAGCAGATAG
- a CDS encoding alpha-ketoacid dehydrogenase subunit beta: MTERMTMAGAINAGLRAAMERDPKVLLMGEDIGALGGVFRVTDGLHKDFGDSRVMDSPLAESGIVGTAIGMAMRDYRSVIEIQFDGFIFPAYDQITTQLAKMHYRSRGAITLPIVIRVPFAGGIGAVEHHSESPEALFAHTAGLRLVSPATPQDAYDLIQQAIACPDPVMFFEPKARYWDKGEVDIARVKAQLDQPDGEALATAEMAKARIAREGADVTLVAYGPTVRLALQAAEVAREEGTDVEVIDLRSISPLDSDTVVNSAKRTGRVVVVHEAPTAFGSGAELSARVTEQAFFHLHAPVLRVGGFHTPYPGAKFEHDYLPSLDRVLDAVDRVMAH, translated from the coding sequence ATGACGGAGCGGATGACGATGGCCGGCGCCATCAATGCGGGACTGCGCGCAGCGATGGAGCGCGACCCCAAGGTGCTGCTCATGGGTGAGGACATCGGCGCCCTCGGCGGCGTGTTCCGCGTGACGGATGGCCTCCACAAGGACTTCGGCGACTCGCGCGTCATGGACTCGCCGCTCGCCGAGTCAGGAATCGTCGGCACGGCGATCGGCATGGCGATGCGCGACTACCGCAGCGTCATCGAGATCCAGTTCGACGGGTTCATCTTCCCCGCCTACGACCAGATCACCACCCAGCTGGCCAAGATGCACTACCGGTCGCGAGGCGCGATCACCCTCCCCATCGTGATCCGCGTGCCGTTCGCAGGTGGCATCGGCGCGGTCGAGCACCATTCGGAGAGCCCCGAGGCGCTGTTCGCGCACACCGCCGGACTGCGGCTGGTGTCCCCGGCGACGCCGCAGGACGCCTACGACCTCATCCAGCAGGCCATCGCGTGCCCGGATCCGGTGATGTTCTTCGAGCCCAAGGCCCGCTACTGGGACAAGGGAGAGGTCGACATCGCGCGGGTCAAGGCCCAGCTCGACCAACCCGACGGCGAGGCGCTCGCGACCGCCGAGATGGCCAAGGCGCGCATCGCCCGCGAGGGCGCCGATGTGACGCTCGTCGCCTACGGCCCCACCGTGCGGCTCGCTCTCCAGGCCGCTGAGGTCGCACGGGAGGAGGGGACGGACGTCGAGGTCATCGACCTGCGCTCGATCTCCCCGCTCGATTCGGACACCGTGGTGAACTCGGCGAAGCGCACCGGCCGCGTGGTGGTGGTCCACGAGGCCCCGACCGCATTCGGCTCGGGCGCGGAGCTGTCGGCACGTGTGACGGAGCAGGCGTTCTTCCACCTCCATGCGCCAGTGCTCCGCGTGGGTGGCTTCCACACGCCCTACCCTGGAGCCAAGTTCGAGCACGACTACCTGCCGAGCCTCGATCGCGTGCTTGATGCCGTCGATCGAGTGATGGCGCACTGA
- a CDS encoding class I SAM-dependent methyltransferase, producing the protein MTASLEALDSQIARLQSALLPYGDGERVGPGHEPSGMSDALAELTASVEDVRRGSRAGRRAAREAVWSAIYHDTIAESEWFTEKAVSPGRWAVGYPFLYVLYRVLDEMRPTTILELGLGQSTKVAAQYSQGTDGIAHTVVEHDPEWITSFAANFALPSTTRVRRLDLTTVEQDEGEPVLRYDGFADAVSDARYDLIVVDGPFGGGAERARIDVLDLIPHSLAERFVVMLDDYNRPGERRTAESILEALDAAGIAYETTTYEGEKSLWVVTSPDLKFFTSL; encoded by the coding sequence GTGACGGCAAGCCTGGAGGCGCTGGACTCGCAGATCGCTCGCCTGCAGTCCGCGCTGCTTCCGTACGGTGACGGCGAGCGGGTCGGGCCTGGGCACGAGCCCAGCGGGATGAGCGATGCGTTGGCAGAGCTCACTGCTTCGGTCGAGGACGTCCGCCGCGGTTCGCGTGCTGGGCGTCGGGCCGCGCGCGAGGCCGTGTGGAGCGCGATCTACCACGACACGATTGCTGAGAGCGAGTGGTTCACGGAGAAGGCGGTGTCGCCCGGCCGCTGGGCCGTCGGCTATCCCTTCCTCTACGTGCTGTATCGCGTTCTCGACGAGATGAGGCCCACGACGATCCTGGAGCTCGGCCTCGGGCAGTCGACCAAGGTCGCGGCGCAGTACTCGCAGGGAACTGACGGCATCGCCCACACTGTCGTGGAGCACGACCCGGAGTGGATCACGAGCTTCGCCGCGAACTTCGCGCTTCCGAGCACGACGCGGGTGCGCAGGCTTGACCTCACCACGGTCGAGCAGGACGAGGGGGAGCCCGTGCTGCGCTACGACGGTTTCGCGGACGCCGTCAGCGACGCACGCTACGACCTCATCGTGGTGGACGGGCCGTTCGGGGGCGGAGCGGAGCGAGCGCGGATCGACGTCCTCGACCTCATTCCCCACTCGCTCGCGGAGCGATTCGTGGTCATGCTCGACGACTACAACCGCCCCGGTGAACGGCGCACCGCGGAGTCGATCCTCGAGGCGCTCGACGCCGCCGGGATCGCGTACGAGACGACGACCTACGAGGGCGAGAAGTCGCTGTGGGTGGTGACATCCCCCGACCTCAAGTTCTTCACCTCGCTGTGA
- a CDS encoding glycosyltransferase — MTSDIGSDSAASAGSTAPDADLQELRELHERIRALESSLVAVRSELESETRALGALFVNARKLSADRDALIRHSDDLRDRLGTVLGSRRWRLLEAPRAAVRVLRRAMGRPTGVRMTVPAPPALKARRRLVPRPEEPARDVTAIARRDRGALLVKMREWERLSLDESSWVAYHVAMIKWCARALGPGFTVQSFEALSDKYDAVPRALRRRLGERTYVEVVRIAAAAMTRVGRYDDAVQLISSEIESGSSELRFDRAEISWSREPERAVEDIVAVLADEQLPPERRTRAERLLSHLDGTAVGGDDSADPQLWLTRANHALKEGRLTDQRDALNAYFDAVGRARPLADDAGAFSFESLVKRTENSFSDGPLVSVVMSTYNSSATLQYAVRSILEQTYANLELIVVDDLSTDGTPEALAEIAQADPRVRLILPETNGGTYRNRNLAFRAARGEYVTFHDSDDWAHPERIQVHVDAMQADPGLLATRSEWLRSYPDGRIEFRRWGVTLAHPNPASTFFSREVIDRIGDYDTVRFGADSEYWKRAVAVFGSSAIRDIRETLGFGLLHEQSLTQRGAGAWSEDHHSAARAQYTCAFTVWHLTSELDRLRVDAESSQREFWAPPAMLSGPRRQPSAGSLAQTYPVDGTSAVLFAIVAESSASGALIEQTLASLTAQTDGHWRAIVVVPADTTFDAADGRVAVVDAAEPLSPHHQIAVAAQRLRALGGGHLGILDAGTLVHEGITAELRNHVGQTVEIARGLVVDPQSGAVAECSTQGTLGIDDLVSYSRIPWIPRRALPVATDGASLDGPWELPALMAESHVSALPGFAARTDGPQALAAKARVGEGEWRSFVDGLAADAEGRADVDLTRPFGAFALDDA, encoded by the coding sequence GTGACGTCTGACATCGGTTCTGACTCCGCGGCAAGCGCGGGGTCGACCGCACCTGACGCCGACCTGCAAGAGCTGCGAGAGCTTCACGAGCGCATCCGCGCCCTGGAGTCGTCGCTCGTCGCGGTCCGATCCGAACTCGAGAGCGAGACCCGCGCCTTGGGTGCGCTCTTCGTGAATGCACGGAAGCTGAGCGCGGATCGCGACGCGCTCATTCGTCACTCGGACGATCTGCGTGATCGGCTCGGCACGGTGCTCGGGTCGCGACGATGGCGTCTGCTTGAAGCCCCGCGAGCCGCAGTCCGTGTGCTTCGGCGGGCGATGGGAAGGCCGACAGGGGTACGTATGACGGTTCCTGCGCCACCCGCGCTCAAGGCCCGCCGAAGGCTCGTGCCGCGCCCGGAGGAGCCCGCGCGAGACGTGACAGCGATCGCGCGTCGCGACAGAGGCGCCTTGCTCGTGAAGATGCGCGAGTGGGAGCGCCTGAGCCTCGATGAGTCATCTTGGGTGGCTTACCACGTGGCCATGATCAAGTGGTGTGCCCGCGCGTTGGGACCCGGGTTCACGGTTCAGTCGTTCGAGGCGCTCTCCGACAAGTACGACGCCGTGCCCCGTGCGCTGCGGCGGCGGCTCGGAGAGCGAACGTACGTCGAGGTGGTCAGAATCGCCGCTGCGGCGATGACCCGCGTGGGGCGCTACGACGACGCTGTCCAGCTGATCAGTTCCGAGATCGAGAGTGGCTCGAGTGAACTGCGGTTCGACCGTGCGGAGATCTCATGGAGCCGCGAGCCCGAGCGGGCGGTCGAGGACATCGTGGCCGTCCTCGCCGATGAGCAGCTACCGCCAGAGCGCCGCACCCGCGCAGAGCGCCTGCTCTCCCATCTCGATGGCACCGCCGTCGGTGGCGATGACTCCGCCGACCCCCAGCTGTGGCTGACCCGCGCGAACCATGCACTGAAAGAGGGCAGGCTCACCGACCAGCGTGACGCGCTCAACGCCTACTTCGACGCGGTCGGCCGTGCTCGCCCCCTTGCCGACGATGCGGGTGCGTTCTCGTTCGAATCGTTGGTGAAGCGGACGGAGAACAGCTTCAGCGACGGTCCGCTCGTCTCGGTCGTGATGAGCACCTACAACTCGAGTGCCACTCTTCAGTATGCGGTGCGGTCGATCCTCGAGCAGACGTACGCCAACCTGGAACTGATCGTCGTCGACGATCTCAGCACCGACGGCACGCCGGAGGCGCTCGCCGAGATCGCACAGGCGGATCCGCGAGTGAGGCTGATCCTGCCCGAGACCAACGGCGGCACCTACCGCAACAGGAACCTGGCGTTCCGGGCTGCGCGTGGCGAGTACGTGACATTCCACGACTCCGACGATTGGGCGCACCCGGAGCGGATTCAGGTTCACGTGGATGCGATGCAGGCCGACCCCGGTCTGCTCGCGACGCGATCCGAGTGGCTGCGGTCCTATCCCGACGGCAGGATCGAGTTCCGTCGCTGGGGCGTCACTCTCGCACATCCCAACCCTGCCTCGACGTTCTTCTCACGCGAGGTGATCGACCGCATCGGCGATTACGACACCGTGCGCTTCGGCGCCGACTCGGAGTACTGGAAGCGTGCGGTCGCCGTGTTCGGTTCGAGCGCCATTCGGGACATCCGGGAGACGCTGGGCTTCGGACTGCTCCACGAACAGTCGCTGACCCAACGCGGGGCAGGCGCCTGGTCGGAGGACCACCATTCGGCCGCGCGCGCGCAGTACACGTGTGCCTTCACCGTCTGGCACCTGACGTCCGAGCTCGATCGCCTTCGAGTCGACGCCGAGTCATCTCAGAGGGAGTTCTGGGCTCCGCCCGCGATGCTGAGCGGTCCGCGCCGCCAGCCCAGCGCGGGGTCCCTCGCGCAGACCTACCCGGTGGACGGGACCTCCGCAGTGCTGTTCGCCATCGTGGCTGAGAGCAGCGCGAGCGGCGCACTGATCGAGCAGACCCTCGCCTCGCTGACCGCGCAGACCGACGGCCACTGGCGCGCGATCGTCGTGGTCCCGGCCGACACGACGTTCGACGCTGCCGACGGTCGGGTCGCAGTGGTGGACGCTGCGGAGCCACTGTCCCCTCATCACCAGATCGCCGTCGCGGCACAGCGGCTCCGGGCACTTGGCGGCGGTCATCTGGGCATCCTCGATGCAGGAACGCTGGTCCACGAGGGGATCACGGCGGAGCTGAGGAATCATGTCGGTCAGACCGTCGAGATCGCTCGCGGACTGGTGGTCGACCCTCAGTCCGGTGCCGTTGCCGAGTGCTCGACACAGGGGACGCTCGGCATCGACGATCTCGTGTCGTACAGCCGCATCCCGTGGATTCCTCGTCGGGCGCTCCCTGTCGCGACCGACGGCGCCTCGCTCGACGGCCCCTGGGAGCTGCCCGCCCTGATGGCCGAGTCCCACGTGTCTGCGCTACCCGGGTTCGCGGCACGCACCGATGGTCCGCAGGCGCTCGCAGCCAAGGCCCGTGTCGGAGAAGGCGAGTGGCGGAGCTTCGTCGACGGACTCGCCGCCGATGCGGAAGGGCGCGCAGACGTGGATCTCACGCGCCCGTTCGGCGCCTTCGCGCTCGACGACGCTTGA